The window CGATCCGCCGATCTTTTGTTACAATTGCCATATATTAAACATCTAGTTGCAATCGCGTGATGCCGCAGTTGCAGTAAAAAACATTTGGCATTTGTCGATTTGAGAGATAGGACGCACGCGCGCGCTTAGCGAACGCTTATGCCCTATACGATGAAGGAAAATGGAATGGCTAAAAAGTCCTCCAAAAAGGCCGCCACGAAGAAAATTCGGCGCAGGCCCTGGACCAATGAAGAATACAAGAAGCTGAAAGCGCATTCGAAAGCGCGTACGCCGGTCGCCAAGATCGCCAAGGAGTTCAAGCGGACCCCGGGCGCACTGCGCCAGCAGGCGCTCAAGCTCAACATTGGGCTGGGTCACCAGCGCTAAGCGATCGAACCGTCGTTGCATGGCCGCCATGCAATTCTCGCCGGAATAGATCTTCACATGAGAAAACTGGCGTTCGACGCTGACCCTGCGCGGAACCAACCGGCGGGGTCGGGGTTAATGATCCGTCTGTTAAGTCGGGCGGCTCCCCCCTTACCCCCCGAATAGCCGTCTGGCGAAAGGCCCCGAACGCGAGTTCGGGGCCTTTTTTCTGTGATCAGACAGGTTTAGAGATAGTTCCAGACCGCGACCGGAGCCGGCTGCCCCGGCGCAAGCCCCGTCGGCAGATGTGGGCGCAGGTTCATCAGGAGCGCTTCAATGTCCACCACCGGCTGGGTCATCCTTGGCGTCGTCGTCGTCATCGTTCTGTGGGCGATTTCTGTATACAATAGCCTCGTCGCTATGCGGCAACGGGCCAACCAGGCCTTTGCCGACGTCGACGTCCAGCTCAAGCAGCGACACGACCTCATCCCGAATCTTGTCGAGACCGTGAAAGGCTACGCCGCGCACGAACGCGGCACGCTGGAAGCCGTCGTCCAGGCTCGCAATGCCGCAATCGCCGCTCCCGGCGTCGAACAAAAGGTGGCCGCCGAGAACATGCTGAGCGGCGCGCTGCGCCAGCTTTTCGCCCTTGCCGAGAGCTATCCGGACCTGAAGGCCAACACCAACTTCCTGCAGCTCCAGAGCGAACTCGCCGACATCGAGAACAAGCTCGCCGCCGCGCGCCGCTTCTTCAACAATGCGGTGCAGGAATACAACACCGGGATCGAACAGTTCCCGGCTGCCCTGTTTGCCGGCATGTTCGGCTTCCACCCCCGCACCTTCTTTGATCTCGGTGACGCGCGCCCGCAGCTGGAGCAGGCGCCGAGCGTGAAGTTCTA of the Undibacter mobilis genome contains:
- a CDS encoding LemA family protein translates to MSTTGWVILGVVVVIVLWAISVYNSLVAMRQRANQAFADVDVQLKQRHDLIPNLVETVKGYAAHERGTLEAVVQARNAAIAAPGVEQKVAAENMLSGALRQLFALAESYPDLKANTNFLQLQSELADIENKLAAARRFFNNAVQEYNTGIEQFPAALFAGMFGFHPRTFFDLGDARPQLEQAPSVKF